In the genome of Raphanus sativus cultivar WK10039 chromosome 9, ASM80110v3, whole genome shotgun sequence, the window AGTCGATGGTTATGATTTATGAACAAAGTCCAAGTCTTTTTTAATGGTTGTCTAACAATGCTGTTCTCTTGCCGATACAATTCGTTAGTTTTTCAATGTGTCTTCGGATCTACTGATGCAATTTTTATTATGCAGATAATGATGCACTTAATTACTATTTTTGGACAATGGAAGATGGGTAATGTTGGCGGAGAGTTCGTTCTTGATCAATGTAAGAAGGGgaattctttttttgttgaagACGATATCAGATATGAGGATTTTGTCCGCATGGTTTGTGGAGATTACAATATTAGTGAGATGAATGCGGTCGAGTTCTCTTATATGTTGCCTAAACGTATGATGGAGCAAATGGCTAGCAATACCTTTCCGATTTCCTTGAGCAGCCACAGACAACTAGCAAGCTTCATCACATTGCTCAAGACGGACATTATGTGTATTTATGTCTCAGTGACTGCAAACAAAGGTCATCGTGATGTGAATAGAAATCAAAAGCCTGCTGTCGGAGAGAATGCTGCTGCGGATTTTGgtagttttggaaattttcatTACGAGAAGCCATCACAGGAGACTATGAAGCCATCCCAGGAGACTGTGAAGCCATCACTTGGGACAATGAAGCCAACACAGCTGCGGAAGAGTGAAACCATTAAGAGTGGTGACGTATTCAGTGGCAAGAAGGAACTAATAATGAAACTACGCAAGATTTCAGTGATCGATAGGTTTGATTTCATCATCAAAAAGTCATGGAAGCGCTTATTTTACGCAAAGTGCTTCGTTCCTGGATGTTCCTGGAAGATACGTGCTTCTGCTATGTCGATATCATCTCCAGAATTCCTCGTTCGTAAATACACTGATTTTCATACATGCTCTGCGGCTGTTAGGTATTCTCGTAACAGACAAGCAAATGCGAAATGTATTGGCGAGATGTATGTTGAGGGATTTAGTGGTGGTAGTGATCTTAGAGGAATCCGACCTAAACATATAATGGGCTGTATGAGGGCAGTTTATGAAATTGAAATCGGTTATACGAAGGCTCATGGCGCATTGGCATATGCACGGGATATGGTTAGAGGCACTCATGCCAGTGGCTATCAGGACTTGCCGACGTATCTATACAGAATAAAGGAGGCCAATCCAGGTACAATAACAGAGCTTGAACTTGATACGGAAAACAGGTTTAAGTATTTGTTCATTGCTTTTAGCGCATGTATCAAAGGCTTTCCGTTCATGAGGAGGGTTATTGTAATAAATGGAGCACATCTAAGTGGTAAGTTcagaggtgttatgttagtggCTTCATGTCAAGATGGAGATAGGGGTATATATCCTATAGCTTTTGGGATTGTTAATGGAGAGGATGCATCTGCATGGGAATGGTTTTTTACTCAGCTGCGTCATGTGGTGGGTGATGGTCGAAATTTGGCTTTCGTCTCTGACCGATGCCCAGCAATAGCCAAGTCTCTTACGAATGTTTTTCCGGAAGCTCATAGGGCATATGCTTTTATCACCTTGGACAAAACATGATCACAGGTCGCAAAAAGACCCCAATGGTAGCTTTGACAAAACTTGGTTGCAGCGTACGCATAACCTATTAACCCTACATATGAAGATTTGATCACACTAGCTGATGTACTTAGTCAAGTGTGTCTGCCACCCGAAATTGGCAAACAACGTGGTAGACCTAAGATGAAGAAATACTTATCTGCAATTGAAAAAGCCAAGAAATTCAAGCGTCAACTTTTGAAAAAGAGGAACCAACCATTGAGTACTAGCAATCCACCTCCGGCGAGAAAGGAAGGCAATCAGACTTCACGGAAAACATCAACAAAGAAACGTTGTCGTAGTCCAGCTCCCAATACgccattaaaagagaagcaaacCAATCCACCGCGGAGGACGCCATCAACTAATCCGTCATCGAgaaaaaaaccaaaacactCGGGAAAGATTACAGCACCGACTACTCCATCAACCACGGTGAGAAAAGGACTTTTCCTGAGTAGCCCAGGATCGAAGAAGCCAACTCAGGGTGGTAAAAAAATCAAAGGgttcaaaaacaaaaccaaataagGCAAGGATTTCCCAGCGAAAGACGGACATAATCGGACGTAAATCAACAATGAAGGACAAAAGGGGGTACGTGTGTTCCAAATGCAACAAAGACAGACATAACCGATCAACGTGCAAAGTTGCGACATTGTTGTTTGGGTGATATATATGGGTATTTGAAGACATCTTTATTCAGCTGGTTAATCACTCATTCAGGGGGAGTGTTGGTCAGTTTAGCATATTGTCATTGTTGTTTTCCGTTGAACTCACTACggttgttttgttgtttttggcTAGGTCTGTAATCGCTAATAGCTAGATCTTTACATTTGATGGATTTCATATTTATGTTGACAATTATTCACCTTAAATCTGGCACACCGACAGTTATCCTTGTACTTTGTTTATTAATGTAGGGGTCCAAGATGGAGATGGGCGTTTATGGGGATAATACATAGTTACTTGTACATCACAATACCGGCTACAACTACAACTACGACACTGATGCCGAAAATAACAGGGACACAACCTCCTCATATCTTAGGCATTAATGTCAGACGTTCGCTCTTTATTGTTGCCTTGAGCAATTGAACTTCTTCTTCTAGGATTCGAACTTGGTTGTGCAACTGTCGAATCTCATCGGTGAAAGCTTCATCGACCCATTTGAAGATGTGGTCGTCGTTCTCCAGCTACAACATTAGATCGAATACTCCATTAGATTCCACAACATCaggtaaaaatacaaaaaaaaacgtgaAGCTTAAGAGACACCGATAATACCCTAAGTGAAGCCGCATAGAGACACCGATAATACCGGCGGTATGGATTTGGCCGGGATTTGGATATTAGATCGACGATTCTCTCCCCGCATGAACAATTTCTAGGTATTCCCGCAGTTCTTGCTCGTCGCAGACCACTGTTAACGGTAATGTCTCCAGTCGTGGGCGATGAAGCGGCCGTTATTGGGTTGGACATTATCTTATCTGACGGAGAGGGAAAGGAGACGATTATTCGATTGAGCAGAAGAGAGatggaagagaaaaaaaattgaagatagAAATGgggaaaatataaaaaggtCTTTAATACGATTTTGGGATTTTAGCAAATTGGAAAGAGGGAAATTCAAAATTCGCAGAGCTGGACGGGAAAATTATCACAGGGTACCTTTGGATTTAGCATACAAACGAGCATCAGTTGGAATCTCATTAAGAGTACCTGAGCACTTTACTCGTTGGATTTAGTTGATTTGCTTTGAACACCAGTTGTTATGTTTCGTTTTCATTTTGtaattacttttttatttactcATCCCCATTGCTTCCCAGGTGGGCTATTCTCTGGCACACCGTTTCTGTTTCCTTGCCATCGGTCTGCTGATCGCTAGTGTACACAATATTGCATTGCCTTTGTTTTTGTCGATTACGGATTAGTATTGCCATTATTGCCTTGCTATCAGTCTGTTAATCAAGTTATTCAAAATCTCAAGCGCAattataatgttttttcttgCGCGGATTAGTACAGAGTTTCTAATacactacaggaaatgtgggtAGTGTTAGCGGACGGAAAACGCTATGCAAAAGAAAACATAGCGCTTCCTTCAACGCTCTGACATCGCCCGTTATAAAAAGTCCGGCACTTTTAATAGCGGTTTTAAGTTAAGCTATAGTTATTCGTACAATAATAGCATTAGTTTATAtgcaattgttaatatttataataatgaattagttttattttttaaatgtaatactTATTTCgaatttttgtaataaaaacaattaatcagattataattaaatagagaattctttataatttaaaatcaaattttatttattattaaaattttgtttacaaataaaatcagtttatacattaaccaaaaaaaagtaaaccaaCACCTAATTAACCAAAACTTgataaccaaaaatattgaACCAAACCTAATAAACCAAAACCTAAACTCTatgttgtcttcttcttcctgtcTCTTTCTTCTCTAGCCTTCAAAGCCTGTACATCGCCTTCTTCGGCCATGATTCCAAAACATCTGATgaatcaaacacacaaaaaatcaCTCAAGGCTTCTTCGAATCAGTAGCAGCAGAACCCAATAGCGACTTGGCTGGTGAAACCAAAGCAACGCCTCCGTTCTCGATCTTTGATTACTTCTTGTACACAGCACGAACCTTTGAGCATTCCCTATTAATTAACACACAAACACAGAATACATACGTTTATAAGTTTCTGCAGTTTAAGAGTCAAGAACGAAAGAAACAGGGATGGACTTTGATTCTTACATAATC includes:
- the LOC108829954 gene encoding uncharacterized protein LOC108829954, which encodes MGNVGGEFVLDQCKKGNSFFVEDDIRYEDFVRMVCGDYNISEMNAVEFSYMLPKRMMEQMASNTFPISLSSHRQLASFITLLKTDIMCIYVSVTANKGHRDVNRNQKPAVGENAAADFGSFGNFHYEKPSQETMKPSQETVKPSLGTMKPTQLRKSETIKSGDVFSGKKELIMKLRKISVIDRFDFIIKKSWKRLFYAKCFVPGCSWKIRASAMSISSPEFLVRKYTDFHTCSAAVRYSRNRQANAKCIGEMYVEGFSGGSDLRGIRPKHIMGCMRAVYEIEIGYTKAHGALAYARDMVRGTHASGYQDLPTYLYRIKEANPGTITELELDTENRFKYLFIAFSACIKGFPFMRRVIVINGAHLSGKFRGVMLVASCQDGDRGIYPIAFGIVNGEDASAWEWFFTQLRHVVGDGRNLAFVSDRCPAIAKSLTNVFPEAHRAYAFITLDKT